GAACTCCGACCGGGACTCGCCCTCAATCCGAATCAACGTCACGACATTGACGTTGTCATTGACCGGATTATCATTAAAGAAGGCGTTGAACCTCGCGTTACCCAAGCCGTGGATGCCGCTCTTTTGCGCGGAGACGGAAACCTGCTTGTTCATGTCATTCCTACTGAAGGTGAGGCATCTCCATTCATATCAGAAGAGGACGACCTACTGTTCAGCCAGGATTACACCTGCTTGCACTGCCGGATTAGTTTCGTGAAACCGGAACCCCGCCATTTCTCTTTCAACAACCCTGATGGCATGTGCCAAAGCTGTCGGGGTTTAGGCGTTGAAATGGGGATCCCGCCGAAGTTGATTATTCCGGACGAAACCCTCTCTATCATGCAAGGTGCCATAAGTCTATGGGGACCTCTTAATAAACGAGACACGCTGAAAGAAAAGGTAATCGTCGAAGCCCTTGCAAAACACCTTGGATTCGATATTGATACGCCTTGGAAGGACCTCACACCGGAGCAGCAGCATGCCATTCTCTACGGCACCGGCGACGATATCCTTACGATCACCACCCCCAGCACAAGCCGTTCCAGAAAAAGGAAAAAACGACGGCAATACCGTGCTCGCTTTCACGGAATCATTCCAACTGAAGAACAGAAGTACCAGTTTGAAAACGACGACGACGATGAAGATAACTTCCCAGACTACTTTGCGAAAATGTCCTGCCGAACATGTGAGGGAACACGGCTTAACGCATGGGTAAAAGCGGTGACGATAGGCGATACGCCTATAACAGACATCCTTGAAATGTCCATTCAGGATGCATCCCAATTTTTCAATGCGTTGGAACTTCCAGAGCGCGAGGCTTTCATCGCGACCGAACTCCTAAAGGAAATTCGAGGGCGGCTCGGATTTCTCATAGATGTGGGATTGGGATACTTGACGCTCGCTCGTCCTGCGCCAACACTCTCCGGTGGTGAAGCGCAACGGATTCGTCTCGCCAGCCAAGTCGGTGCAGGGTTACGCGATGTCACTTACGTGCTTGACGAACCGAGCATTGGCTTACATGCGCGCGACCATGCGGGGCTACTGATAACCCTCCTAAACCTACGTAATCAAGGAAACACTGTCATTGTCGTTGAACACGACGAGGCAACTATGTTGGTGGCAGACCTGATCGTCGATTTCGGTCCTGGTGCAGGTATCAAGGGCGGAAAGATCACTGATATTGGAACACCCGCGGAGTTCATGAAAGAGAGTAACACACTCACCGCCCAATATCTTCGAGGTGATAAGGTAATCATTCAACCAGAATCTCGTCGTCCAACGGGAAACAGGTGGGTGCAAATCTGTAACGCCCGTCAAAATAACCTCAAAAGCATCAATCCTAAAATACCGGTTGGTACCCTCTGCTGTGTGACAGGTGTGAGCGGTTCCGGAAAGAGCTCCCTAATTCACGATATTCTCTATAACGCGCTCGCCCGCGACCTTATGAAGGCAAAAACCGTCCCGGGAGACTATGACAAGATTCAAGGTATCATTGAAGAAAAAAACGTCCCCATCTCCGATGTTATTGACAAAATTATCAACATCGACATGGCACCTATCGGGCGAACACCACGTTCCAACGCTGCAACTTACACGAAGGTATTTGATGGGATCCGCGCACTCTACGCGGGTTTACCCGATGCAAAATTGCGGGGCTACAAACCGGGAAGGTTTAGTTTCAACGTTTCGGGTGGTAGATGTGAGGCGTGTAGTGGCAACGGTGCCAAAAAAGTGGATATGGGTCTGCTTTCCGATGTCTGGGTGGAGTGCGAAGTGTGTGAGGGAAAACGCTTCAACAGCGAAACCCTTGCCATTAAGTATAAAGGAAAAAATATCTCCGAAGTTCTCGAAATGGATATCGATACCGCCCTTGCGCATTTCGCCGATATTCCAAGAGTCGCAAGGGGATTACAACTCCTTCACGATGTAGGTCTGGATTACATCAAACTCGGCCAACCCGCGCCGACACTTTCGGGGGGTGAAGCCCAACGCATCAAACTTTCGCGGGAACTCTCCAAGCGAGGCACTGGCAAAACGCTCTACATTCTCGACGAACCCACAACAGGTTTACATTTCGACGATGTAAATAAACTCTTGACGATTCTTCATCGACTCGTGGAAGATGGCAACACGGTCGTTGTCGTTGAACACAATCTTGAAGTTATCAACTCCGCTGATTACCTCATTGACTTAGGACCGGAAGGTGGTGTCGGCGGTGGCACTATCGTTGCTGTCGGTACACCTGAACAGATTGCAGAAGTGCCTGAGTCTTACACAGGACAGGCACTTCGCGGTGATTTTGACATTTGGCGAGATACGAAGCGTCAACGGATGCGAGAACCGGAACTTACCTCCGCGTTTGGCAAAGCGTCAGAAATACGTTCAGAAACGATTGCCGTGCGAGGTGCCACCGAAAATAACCTCAAAGAGGTAGACATCGATATTCCACACCGAAAGATGACGGCATTGACAGGCGTAAGTGGTTCCGGGAAGACCTCCCTCGCACTCGACACCATTTACGCCGAAGGACAGCGTCGCTACATCGAGACGCTCAGCACCTACGCGCGTCAGTTCATAGGTCAGATGGGGAAACCGAAAGTCTCAAAAATTGAGGGGCTTTCACCCGCAATTGCGATTTCGCACGCCGACGCAGGGCAAAACCCACGTTCCACTGTCGCCACAATTACCGAGATACACGATGGACTTCGCACCCTTTATGCCAGATGGGGCAAACCCTACTGTCCGGATTGCCAAGTGGAGGTTCAGGCACAGACAGCGGAAGAAATAACGGAACAGGTTTTTGAAGATCTCCAGCAGAAAAGAGTAGATGTGCTCGCGCCTCTTACAAACTTTATGCTTATTTCGGAAGCTGAAACAGGTATAGCAAGAGGCAAGATTATTGATATCAATGCGAGTGAATCCGCCTACGGTTTGAAGGGCAACGAGGATTATGCGGATGTATTCAGCCGATTACAACGAGCCGGATTCGCACGTGTTCAAATTGATAACGAAATCCACCGTCTTGATGAGGTTCCTCAACTGAGTAAGGGAATTCGTCATGAAATTTTTATCGTCGTCGATCGCGTTGAACTTATTGATGAAGAAAAGAGCCGGTTTACGGAAGCCGTCGAGTTGGCACTCCTCCAGAGTGGCGGGTTTGTACTCATTCAGGAGATGCGTTCCACGAGGCGCGCGTCTACAAAGACCAACCGGTCTAAACGAAGAACAGCGGCAAACCGACAACAGGACGCCAGTATTAAAAAATTCTTCAGCGAACACGCGATGTGTCCTTCTTGCGGAAGCAATTTCGGACAATTGACACCACGCCATTTCTCCT
This genomic stretch from Candidatus Poribacteria bacterium harbors:
- the uvrA gene encoding excinuclease ABC subunit UvrA, which produces MTEESILVHGAREHNLQNIDIQLPKDKLIVFTGVSGSGKSSMAIDTVYAEGQRRYIESLSAYARQFLGQLGKPDVDEIVGLSPSIAIDQGSTGHNPRSTVATVTEIYDYLRVLYARVGQFHCPECGREIGSQTAADIVKTLLNYPARTRLIILAPIIRGSRGAHERELEDLRNAGFARLRIDGEIYELRPGLALNPNQRHDIDVVIDRIIIKEGVEPRVTQAVDAALLRGDGNLLVHVIPTEGEASPFISEEDDLLFSQDYTCLHCRISFVKPEPRHFSFNNPDGMCQSCRGLGVEMGIPPKLIIPDETLSIMQGAISLWGPLNKRDTLKEKVIVEALAKHLGFDIDTPWKDLTPEQQHAILYGTGDDILTITTPSTSRSRKRKKRRQYRARFHGIIPTEEQKYQFENDDDDEDNFPDYFAKMSCRTCEGTRLNAWVKAVTIGDTPITDILEMSIQDASQFFNALELPEREAFIATELLKEIRGRLGFLIDVGLGYLTLARPAPTLSGGEAQRIRLASQVGAGLRDVTYVLDEPSIGLHARDHAGLLITLLNLRNQGNTVIVVEHDEATMLVADLIVDFGPGAGIKGGKITDIGTPAEFMKESNTLTAQYLRGDKVIIQPESRRPTGNRWVQICNARQNNLKSINPKIPVGTLCCVTGVSGSGKSSLIHDILYNALARDLMKAKTVPGDYDKIQGIIEEKNVPISDVIDKIINIDMAPIGRTPRSNAATYTKVFDGIRALYAGLPDAKLRGYKPGRFSFNVSGGRCEACSGNGAKKVDMGLLSDVWVECEVCEGKRFNSETLAIKYKGKNISEVLEMDIDTALAHFADIPRVARGLQLLHDVGLDYIKLGQPAPTLSGGEAQRIKLSRELSKRGTGKTLYILDEPTTGLHFDDVNKLLTILHRLVEDGNTVVVVEHNLEVINSADYLIDLGPEGGVGGGTIVAVGTPEQIAEVPESYTGQALRGDFDIWRDTKRQRMREPELTSAFGKASEIRSETIAVRGATENNLKEVDIDIPHRKMTALTGVSGSGKTSLALDTIYAEGQRRYIETLSTYARQFIGQMGKPKVSKIEGLSPAIAISHADAGQNPRSTVATITEIHDGLRTLYARWGKPYCPDCQVEVQAQTAEEITEQVFEDLQQKRVDVLAPLTNFMLISEAETGIARGKIIDINASESAYGLKGNEDYADVFSRLQRAGFARVQIDNEIHRLDEVPQLSKGIRHEIFIVVDRVELIDEEKSRFTEAVELALLQSGGFVLIQEMRSTRRASTKTNRSKRRTAANRQQDASIKKFFSEHAMCPSCGSNFGQLTPRHFSFNNKIGACDFCDGRGRDTFPPYEACNQCSGTRLKPFSSCVRFEDMTIAELMALSITETIEFFNARLEDIEAQLASDDAETNPSDLLIATGVSTSRATHPALHIHTSPEFEAEVLSQIQTRLEFLEDIGLGYLALDRGAPTLSGGEMRRIRLASQLGSGLTGVTYILDEPSIGLHPRDQERLINALKELRDIGNSVLVVEHDRDTILAADYVIDFGPQAGNGGGEIVAIGAPDTFTNGSTPVGMIDESSSTDKRSSTKSLTQAYLSNEVEISVPKTRRKGTGKTLAIFGARTNNLKDINVKIPLGTLTCVTGVSGCGKSSLVEGTLKPALESRSSIKTGDPEDRRYSHHTSDGDREPIYNDYGQPEYKSIRGVSYIKRLINVDQKSIGETPRSNPATYTDLFTKIRELFAEQHDAKTRGYNMGRFSFNLAQGQCHVCEGHRFNRVEMHFLPDVWIPCETCNSTGYSMDTLEIRYKGKNIAEVLEMTVDEALTFFDENPRICRTLQMLTDVGLGYIKLGQSAPTLSGGEAQRVKLAKELARRQTGSTLYIMDEPTTGLHFDDIQKLLKVLNTLVDADNTIIAVEHNIDVIKSADWIIDLGPEGSKGGGNVVAMGTPEEVASVQESHTARFLREVL